One genomic segment of Pongo abelii isolate AG06213 chromosome 13, NHGRI_mPonAbe1-v2.0_pri, whole genome shotgun sequence includes these proteins:
- the LOC100439125 gene encoding LOW QUALITY PROTEIN: olfactory receptor 13D1 (The sequence of the model RefSeq protein was modified relative to this genomic sequence to represent the inferred CDS: deleted 2 bases in 1 codon), whose product MYRFTDFDVSNISIYLNHVLFYTQQAGDLEHMETRNYSALTEFFLVGLSQYPELQLFLFLLCLIMYVIILLGNSLLIIISILDSRLYHTPMYFFLGNLSFLDICYTSSSIPPMLIIFMSERKSISFIGCALQMVVYLGLGSTDCVLLAVMAYDRYVAICNPLRYSIIMNRVLYVQMAAWSWIIGCLTSLLQTVLTMILPFCGNTVIDHTTCEILALLKLVCSDITINGLIMTVTNIVLLVIPLLLIFISYVFILSSILRINSAEGRKKAFSTCSAHLTVVILFYGSALFMYMKPKSKNTNTSDEIIGLSYGVVTPMLNPIIYSLRNKQVKEAVKKVLSRHLHLLKM is encoded by the exons ATGTACAGATTTACAGATTTTGATGTATCAAACATTTCAATTTACCTGAATCATGTCCTTTTCTATACCCAGCAGGCAGGTGACCTAGAACACATGGAGACAAGAAATTACTCTGCCTTGACTGAATTCTTTCTGGTGGGGCTTTCCCAATATCCAGAGCTCCagctttttctgttcctgctctGCCTCATCATGTACGTGATAATCCTCCTGGGAAATAGCCTCCTCATTATCATCAGCATCTTGGATTCTCGCCTC TACCATACCCCCATGTATTTCTTTCTTGGAAACCTCTCATTCTTGGACATCTGTTACACATCATCATCCATTCCTCCAATGCTTATTATATTTATGTCTGAGAGAAAATCCATCTCCTTCATTGGCTGTGCTCTGCAGATGGTTGTGTACCTTGGCTTGGGCTCCACTGACTGTGTCCTCCTGGCTGTGATGGCCTATGACCGCTATGTGGCCATCTGCAACCCACTGAGGTACTCCATCATCATGAACAGAGTGCTGTATGTGCAAATGGCTGCATGGTCCTGGATCATAGGCTGTCTGACCTCCCTATTGCAAACAGTTCTGACAATGATATTGCCTTTCTGTGGGAATACTGTCATTGATCATACTACCTGTGAAATCTTGGCCCTTCTAAAACTTGTTTGTTCAGATATCACCATCAATGGGCTTATCATGACAGTGACAAATATTGTTTTATTGGTGATTCCTCTACTGTTAATTTTCATCTCCTATGTGTTTATTCTCTCTTCCATCCTGAGAATTAATTCTgctgagggaagaaagaaagcctTCTCTACCTGTTCAGCACACTTGACTGTGGTCATCTTATTCTATGGTTCAGCCCTTTTTATGTACATGAAACCCAAGTCAAAGAACACTAATACATCTGATGAGATTATTGGGCTGTCTTATGGAGTGGTAACCCCAATGTTAAATCCCATCATCTATAGCCTCAGGAATAAACAGGTCAAAGAGGCTGTAAAGAAAGTCCTGAGCAGACATCTGCATTtattgaaaatgtga